CTCGAATCGACGCCGACGCCGTGGCTGTCTGTCGATACGCCCTCGACGCGAACCGGCTCGGAGCCGAACACGAGCCGCGCCGCGTTAACAGGGTAGCAGCCGACATCGGCGAGGGCCCCGCCGGCAAGCGCCGGGTCCCAGCGGAAATTCGCAGCGTCATCCAGCGTGAAGCAGAACGATCCGGATAAATGCGTGACCGCGCCGATGGCTCCCTCGGCAATGAGCTCCACGATGCGCTTCCATCGCGCGTGGTGGCGGATCATGAACGCCTCCATCACGCGAACTCCGCGTGAAGCCACCGCATCCGCCACGCGGCGCCCGTCCTCGGCGGAGGGCCATGCCGGCTTCTCCACGAGAACGTGCTTGCCCGCCGCGATTGCCTCCAGCGCCCAGACCGCATGGAGGCCATTGGGGAGCGGGATATATACGGCCTCGACGGCGGGATCGGCCAGCAGGGCTTCGTACGAACCGTACGCCGTCTCGAAACCGAACTTTGCGGCGGCCGAGCGAGCCCGGTCGAGGTCGCGGCTGGCG
This genomic interval from Armatimonadota bacterium contains the following:
- a CDS encoding Gfo/Idh/MocA family oxidoreductase, with amino-acid sequence MSDPVRWGVLGTARFALNRWLPSFTQTPGVEGVAIASRDLDRARSAAAKFGFETAYGSYEALLADPAVEAVYIPLPNGLHAVWALEAIAAGKHVLVEKPAWPSAEDGRRVADAVASRGVRVMEAFMIRHHARWKRIVELIAEGAIGAVTHLSGSFCFTLDDAANFRWDPALAGGALADVGCYPVNAARLVFGSEPVRVEGVSTDSHGVGVDSSFEGTLHFEKGTATFRCSFEAAYEQSLTVKGEAGEISLNLPFICRDEPVLITVHAAGKPGREERIPLGDQYVDEIAHFNACVRDASRPLWPGEDGVSSAAVLDALRASAKAGGPVKV